From Lolium perenne isolate Kyuss_39 chromosome 5, Kyuss_2.0, whole genome shotgun sequence, a single genomic window includes:
- the LOC139831612 gene encoding uncharacterized mitochondrial protein AtMg00810-like has protein sequence MQQPPGFEDSQHPQYVCKLQLALYGLKQSPCAWYARLSDRLHQLGFIASKADTSLFIFAHQGVVIYMLVYVDDIVLAGSSSSAIERLVATLSGSFPIKDLGPLEYFLGIEAAYSSEGLVLSQHKYALDLLHRANMEQCRPVTTPMSVSDKLVKDQGDLLSSEDAFKYRSLVGGLRYLTLTRPDLSFAVNKVCQYLSQPTTAHYEAVKRILRYIRGTVSTCLRFRRSSSTGLSIFTDADWAGCSDDRRSTGGFAVFLGSNHVSWSSRKQPTVSRSSTKAEYKALADGTAETMWIQSVLKELGVFLSSPPVLWCDNLDATYLSANPVFHARTKHIEIDFHFVCEKVALGALDVRFISTGDQLVDVFTKPVTQLTLRCFSSNLNLVHDGLD, from the coding sequence ATGCAGCAGCCCCCTGGCTTTGAAGATTCGCAGCACCCTCAGTATGTTTGCAAGTTGCAGcttgctctttatggtctcaaacagtcGCCCTGCGCTTGGTACGCCCGGTTAAGTGACAGGCTTCATCAGCTTGGCTTCATTGCTAGCAAGGCAGATACCTCTTTGTTCATCTTTGCTCATCAGGGAGTTGTGATCTATATGCTTGTGTATGTTGACGACATTGTTTTGGCTGGATCTTCTTCCTCGGCTATTGAGAGGCTTGTTGCTACATTGTCTGGGTCTTTTCCTATCAAAGACCTTGGGCCCCTGGAGTATTTTCTGGGCATTGAGGCTGCTTATTCATCCGAAGGGCTGGTATTGTCGCAGCATAAGTATGCGCTTGATCTTTTGCATCGCGCCAACATGGAACAGTGTCGGCCCGTTACTACTCCCATGTCGGTGTCTGATAAGTTGGTCAAAGATCAAGGCGATTTGCTCAGTTCGGAGGATGCTTTCAAGTACAGGAGTCTTGTTGGGGGTTTGCGGTATCTTACCCTGACGCGTCCTGACTTGTCTTTTGCTGTCAACAAGGTGTGTCAATACTTGTCGCAGCCCACTACTGCTCATTATGAGGCAGTAAAGCGCATTCTCCGGTATATCAGAGGCACTGTTTCCACTTGTTTACGGTTTCGGCGTTCTTCCTCCACCGGTCTGAGTATTTTCACTGATGCTGATTGGGCGGGGTGTTCTGATGATCGTCGTTCTACAGGTGGTTTTGCGGTTTTTCTTGGCTCTAACCATGTGTCTTGGAGTTCTCGCAAACAACCTACGGTCTCTCGCTCTAGTACTAAAGCAGAGTATAAGGCATTGGCGGATGGCACTGCTGAAACTATGTGGATTCAGTCTGTGCTAAAGGAGCTGGGTGTGTTTCTCTCCAGTCCTCCTGTTTTATGGTGTGACAATCTTGATGCCACCTATTTGTCTGCAAATCCGGTGTTCCATGCCCGCACAAAGCATATCGAGATCGATTTTCACTTCGTGTGTGAGAAGGTTGCTTTGGGTGCGTTGGATGTTCGCTTCATCTCCACCGGCGACCAACTGGTTGATGTATTCACCAAGCCAGTCACTCAGCTCACACTACGCTGTTTTAGTTCCAATCTCAACCTTGTTCACGACGGTTTAGATTGA